A genomic stretch from Bacilli bacterium includes:
- the xseA gene encoding exodeoxyribonuclease VII large subunit: MAEQRRILTVKDLTRYIKMKFDSDTLLQEVWVRGEISNFTHHNSGHMYFTLKDEDSRVKCVMFATHNQRLGFIPKNGGNVLARGSISVYERDGQYQFYVTHMQPDGIGNLYLAYEQLKQRLEAEGLFAPERKRPLPRFPRAVGVITSPTGAAVRDIITTLQRRYPAVPILLFPVHVQGELAPPSIVKAIEEMNRLGEVDVLIIGRGGGSIEELWAFNEESVARGIAASRIPVISAVGHETDFTIADFVADVRAATPTAAAELAVPQHVELRERLHRLKYELRQNLSALLSRKRDELERLRRAPQLMNPMRQLLQPKERLDRATEQLIYKIRGKMFTARRQMDAWERRISRQHPGERLSLAREKVAARKKELPRLMKQLCAEKRTRTSALIRQLDALSPLKVMDRGYSLVYANDGRTLVKSINGVAPGDIVSVRLADGNMRCEVLTRHGEGEQA; this comes from the coding sequence ATGGCTGAACAAAGACGGATTCTCACCGTCAAAGATTTAACCCGCTATATCAAGATGAAATTCGATTCCGACACGCTGCTGCAGGAAGTTTGGGTGCGCGGCGAAATTTCCAATTTCACGCATCATAACAGCGGGCATATGTATTTCACCTTGAAAGATGAAGACAGCAGGGTAAAATGCGTCATGTTCGCGACCCATAATCAGCGGCTCGGCTTCATCCCGAAAAACGGCGGCAACGTACTGGCGCGCGGCAGCATATCGGTATACGAACGCGACGGCCAATACCAATTTTATGTGACGCATATGCAACCGGACGGCATCGGCAATTTGTATTTGGCTTATGAGCAGTTGAAACAACGGCTGGAGGCGGAAGGATTGTTCGCGCCTGAGCGCAAACGCCCGTTGCCGCGATTTCCCCGCGCGGTCGGCGTGATTACTTCTCCGACCGGGGCGGCTGTCCGGGATATCATCACCACTTTGCAGCGGCGTTATCCGGCTGTCCCCATTTTGCTTTTTCCGGTGCATGTGCAAGGTGAGCTTGCGCCGCCGTCCATTGTGAAAGCGATTGAAGAAATGAACCGGCTTGGCGAAGTGGATGTGCTGATCATAGGCAGGGGAGGCGGCTCTATCGAGGAATTATGGGCATTTAATGAGGAAAGTGTGGCGCGCGGCATAGCGGCTTCCCGCATTCCCGTCATATCCGCGGTGGGGCATGAAACCGATTTTACGATCGCCGATTTTGTCGCCGATGTGCGCGCGGCAACGCCTACCGCCGCCGCGGAGCTTGCCGTTCCGCAGCATGTGGAGCTGCGGGAGCGCCTGCACCGCCTGAAATATGAGTTGCGGCAAAATCTGAGCGCGCTACTTTCGCGCAAACGGGATGAGCTCGAGCGGCTGCGGCGCGCGCCGCAACTTATGAACCCGATGCGGCAGCTATTGCAGCCGAAAGAAAGACTGGATCGGGCGACCGAACAATTGATCTATAAAATCCGCGGAAAAATGTTTACCGCGCGCCGGCAAATGGACGCGTGGGAACGCCGCATCTCCCGCCAACATCCCGGTGAGCGGCTTTCCCTGGCCAGGGAAAAAGTCGCGGCGCGCAAAAAAGAGCTGCCGCGATTGATGAAGCAGCTGTGCGCGGAAAAGCGGACACGGACAAGCGCCCTAATCCGCCAACTGGATGCGCTTAGCCCGCTGAAAGTAATGGATCGCGGTTACAGCCTGGTATATGCAAATGATGGCCGGACATTGGTCAAATCAATCAACGGCGTTGCCCCCGGCGACATTGTCAGCGTGCGGCTGGCGGATGGCAATATGCGCTGCGAGGTATTAACGCGGCATGGGGAAGGGGAACAGGCATGA
- the folD gene encoding bifunctional methylenetetrahydrofolate dehydrogenase/methenyltetrahydrofolate cyclohydrolase FolD produces MAAKIMNGKEVAEEIRGKLKRDVADLQAKGVTPGLTVILVGEDPASQVYVRNKARACEKLGIASTVIRLPETATQAEILAKIDELNRDQNVHGILVQLPLPRHISEEAVIESIAPEKDVDGFHPISAGSLLIGSERGYLPCTPAGIIELIKRTGMDLNGKHAVVVGRSNIVGKPVALLLLRENATVTICHSRTKQLEEITRQADVLVVAVGKPGLIKRSGVKPGAVVIDVGSPAGDVDFADVAQVAGYITPVPGGVGPMTITMLLKNTVEAAQKIAGR; encoded by the coding sequence ATGGCGGCAAAAATCATGAATGGAAAAGAAGTGGCGGAAGAGATTCGCGGCAAGCTTAAGCGGGATGTTGCCGATTTGCAGGCGAAAGGCGTAACCCCGGGCTTGACAGTTATTTTGGTCGGGGAAGACCCGGCATCGCAGGTGTACGTGCGCAATAAGGCCCGCGCATGCGAAAAATTGGGAATCGCCTCCACCGTGATCCGCTTGCCGGAGACCGCAACGCAAGCTGAAATTCTGGCGAAAATTGACGAATTGAACCGCGATCAAAACGTGCACGGCATTTTGGTGCAACTGCCGCTGCCGCGGCATATTTCCGAAGAAGCGGTCATAGAGAGCATCGCGCCGGAAAAAGACGTCGACGGTTTTCACCCGATCTCTGCCGGCAGTCTGTTGATCGGCAGCGAACGCGGTTATTTGCCCTGCACCCCTGCCGGCATCATAGAATTGATCAAACGGACGGGAATGGACTTGAACGGAAAACATGCGGTGGTTGTAGGGCGCAGCAATATTGTCGGCAAACCGGTTGCGCTGTTGCTGTTGCGCGAAAACGCGACGGTAACAATATGCCATTCCCGTACGAAACAGTTGGAGGAAATCACGCGGCAGGCTGATGTTCTGGTCGTGGCCGTCGGCAAGCCCGGCCTGATCAAGCGTAGCGGCGTGAAGCCGGGGGCGGTCGTCATTGATGTCGGCTCTCCGGCGGGCGATGTCGACTTTGCCGATGTCGCGCAAGTGGCCGGATATATTACGCCCGTTCCCGGCGGAGTGGGGCCGATGACGATAACCATGCTGCTGAAAAACACCGTGGAAGCCGCCCAAAAAATCGCCGGACGATAA
- a CDS encoding biotin/lipoyl-containing protein, with amino-acid sequence FYRAPAPDAAPFVEIGSKVGEKSVVCIIEAMKLMNEIEAEVTGEIVDILVENGQLVEFGQPLFVVKTE; translated from the coding sequence TTTTACCGCGCGCCGGCTCCCGATGCCGCGCCGTTTGTGGAAATCGGCAGCAAGGTTGGCGAGAAATCGGTCGTGTGCATCATCGAAGCAATGAAACTGATGAACGAAATCGAAGCGGAAGTGACCGGCGAAATTGTCGACATTCTGGTGGAAAACGGCCAATTGGTGGAATTCGGACAACCGTTGTTTGTGGTGAAAACGGAATAG
- the accC gene encoding acetyl-CoA carboxylase biotin carboxylase subunit, whose translation MKFQKILIANRGEIAVRIIRACRELGIYSVAVFSEAERDALHVRMADEAYCIGPAPSKDSYLNLTNVMSVATLTEADAIHPGYGFLAENANFAEICEACNIAFIGPSAEAIAKMGDKSEAKQTMRRADVPVIPGSDGLVADDDEAIRICREIGYPVLIKATAGGGGKGIRIAENEEQLLKQMNAARQEAEKSFGNAGVYLEKYLTGMRHVEIQILADKHGNVVHLGERDCSIQRRRQKLVEEAPSPALTPEIRRRMGEAAVRAAKAVNYSGAGTLEFLLGPDGHFYFMEMNTRIQVEHPVTELITNIDIVKEMISIAEGNPLSFTQDDVKLNGWAIECRVNAEDPDRNFAPSPGTIQMYLPPGGFGVRVDSAVYQGYSIPPFYDSMVAKLIVWGNTRDEAIARMKRALQEFVAAGVKTTIPFHLKLLHHNKFVSGDFDIKFLEEHDINDPDS comes from the coding sequence ATGAAGTTTCAAAAAATACTGATTGCCAACCGCGGCGAAATCGCCGTTCGGATTATTCGCGCCTGCCGCGAACTGGGGATTTATTCCGTTGCCGTTTTTTCCGAAGCGGAGCGGGACGCCTTGCATGTGCGGATGGCGGATGAAGCTTATTGCATCGGACCGGCGCCGTCGAAAGACAGCTACCTGAATTTAACGAATGTGATGAGCGTGGCCACGTTGACGGAAGCCGACGCGATTCATCCCGGTTACGGGTTTCTTGCCGAGAACGCCAATTTTGCGGAAATATGCGAGGCGTGCAATATTGCGTTTATCGGACCGTCTGCGGAAGCGATTGCCAAAATGGGCGACAAGTCGGAAGCGAAGCAGACGATGAGGCGAGCCGATGTTCCGGTCATTCCCGGTTCGGACGGTTTGGTTGCGGATGATGATGAAGCGATCCGCATATGCCGCGAGATCGGCTATCCCGTTCTGATCAAAGCAACGGCGGGCGGCGGCGGAAAAGGGATACGCATCGCCGAGAATGAAGAGCAATTGCTTAAGCAAATGAATGCCGCGCGGCAGGAGGCGGAAAAATCATTCGGAAATGCCGGCGTTTATCTGGAAAAATATTTGACCGGCATGCGCCATGTGGAAATTCAAATACTTGCCGACAAGCACGGAAATGTCGTTCATCTGGGCGAACGCGATTGCTCGATCCAGCGCCGCCGGCAAAAACTGGTCGAGGAAGCGCCCAGCCCGGCGTTAACCCCGGAAATTCGCCGGCGAATGGGCGAAGCCGCCGTGCGCGCCGCCAAAGCGGTCAACTATTCCGGGGCGGGGACGCTGGAATTTTTGCTTGGGCCTGACGGCCATTTTTATTTCATGGAAATGAATACCCGCATACAGGTTGAACACCCGGTAACGGAACTGATTACAAACATTGATATTGTTAAAGAAATGATTTCGATTGCGGAAGGCAATCCGTTGTCATTTACGCAAGATGACGTGAAGTTAAACGGCTGGGCGATCGAATGCCGCGTCAACGCGGAAGACCCCGACCGCAATTTCGCCCCATCCCCGGGAACCATTCAAATGTATTTGCCGCCCGGCGGCTTTGGCGTGCGGGTAGACAGTGCGGTCTACCAGGGCTATTCGATTCCGCCGTTCTACGATTCGATGGTGGCGAAGCTGATCGTCTGGGGCAATACGCGCGATGAGGCGATTGCGCGAATGAAGAGGGCGCTGCAGGAATTTGTCGCGGCAGGCGTCAAGACGACGATTCCGTTCCATTTGAAACTGTTGCATCACAACAAATTCGTCAGCGGGGATTTTGACATCAAGTTTCTGGAAGAACATGACATCAACGACCCCGATTCATAA
- the amaP gene encoding alkaline shock response membrane anchor protein AmaP, whose product MGKVIDRVLLLLYSITVLAASVTLMAYGFHWIHADKTLDFISTVYEDTNSRIVLATGAVLLLLVSLRFLYISVRRNYTSVPSIDQRTDFGDIRISLETVENLSLKSAARIKGVKDLKARVNVSDAGLEITIRAIVDGENSIPLLTEEVQRQVKGHVEEITGVPVAFVSVYVANIIQSHTFKSRVD is encoded by the coding sequence ATGGGGAAAGTCATTGATCGGGTTTTATTATTGCTTTATAGTATAACGGTGCTGGCTGCCTCAGTAACATTGATGGCATACGGTTTTCATTGGATTCATGCGGATAAAACGCTTGATTTTATCAGCACCGTGTACGAAGATACGAATTCCAGAATCGTTTTGGCTACCGGAGCCGTGTTATTGCTGTTAGTCAGCCTTCGCTTTTTATACATATCGGTTCGCCGGAATTACACAAGCGTTCCGTCTATCGATCAGCGCACGGATTTTGGCGATATCCGCATCTCGCTGGAAACGGTGGAGAATCTTTCGCTGAAATCCGCCGCGCGCATCAAGGGCGTTAAAGATTTGAAAGCAAGGGTAAACGTTTCCGATGCCGGCTTGGAAATTACGATCAGGGCGATTGTGGACGGCGAAAACTCGATCCCGCTGTTAACGGAAGAAGTGCAGCGCCAGGTAAAAGGGCATGTGGAGGAAATTACGGGTGTACCGGTAGCGTTCGTTTCCGTATATGTGGCGAATATTATCCAATCACACACGTTCAAAAGCCGGGTTGATTAG
- a CDS encoding Asp23/Gls24 family envelope stress response protein, with protein sequence MNMLAADFERTELGNIQIAPEVIEIIAGLATMEIKGVAGMSGGIAGGFAEWLGRKNLGKGVKVEVGEKEVAVDVSIIVEFGTPIPTIAGEIQKNVKQAIAAMTGLEVVEVNVHVHDVHFKGVDKLPDEEGQTAQRVK encoded by the coding sequence ATGAATATGTTGGCCGCCGATTTTGAAAGGACGGAACTTGGGAACATTCAAATAGCTCCGGAAGTGATCGAAATTATCGCCGGATTGGCGACCATGGAAATCAAAGGCGTGGCCGGCATGAGCGGAGGCATCGCCGGAGGTTTTGCCGAATGGCTCGGGCGCAAAAACCTGGGCAAAGGCGTTAAAGTCGAGGTTGGCGAAAAAGAAGTTGCCGTAGATGTATCCATCATTGTTGAATTCGGCACCCCGATTCCGACGATCGCCGGAGAAATCCAGAAGAACGTCAAACAAGCGATTGCCGCCATGACCGGATTGGAAGTTGTAGAAGTAAACGTGCATGTTCATGATGTACATTTCAAAGGTGTGGATAAATTGCCTGATGAAGAAGGCCAAACCGCGCAACGGGTGAAATAG
- a CDS encoding DUF2273 domain-containing protein — protein sequence MNGLWEHYKGTMVGLGIGVFLGIIYLIFGFWDMLVFAFLVAVGGHIGHKIDRGEDVLPLKELSHWLSERWNLFR from the coding sequence TTGAACGGTCTTTGGGAACATTATAAAGGCACGATGGTCGGTCTTGGCATCGGCGTCTTCCTGGGGATTATTTATTTGATTTTTGGCTTTTGGGATATGTTGGTATTCGCCTTTCTCGTCGCCGTTGGCGGCCATATCGGGCACAAAATCGATCGCGGTGAAGACGTTTTGCCGCTTAAAGAACTGTCGCATTGGTTATCGGAGAGATGGAACCTGTTTCGCTAG
- the nusB gene encoding transcription antitermination factor NusB: MKRRLARAIAVQSLYHMEMNDSGVEAAISMAINETKAENSDDAENNEPIPEYLRGLVVETWGKKAVLDDLLSGYLKGWKLERLSKVDRQILRVAAYEMLYGKDVPPKAAINEAIELAKHFGDDESGKFVNGVLGNMLKDLDAIKEKINA, encoded by the coding sequence ATGAAACGCAGACTTGCCCGGGCGATTGCCGTGCAAAGCTTGTACCATATGGAAATGAATGACTCCGGCGTCGAGGCTGCCATTTCCATGGCGATAAATGAAACAAAAGCGGAAAATAGCGACGATGCCGAAAACAATGAACCGATTCCCGAATACTTGCGCGGTTTGGTCGTCGAGACTTGGGGAAAAAAAGCCGTGCTCGACGATTTGCTTTCCGGTTATTTGAAGGGGTGGAAACTGGAGCGTTTGTCGAAAGTGGACCGTCAGATTTTGCGGGTTGCCGCCTATGAAATGTTGTACGGCAAAGATGTGCCGCCGAAAGCGGCGATCAATGAAGCGATCGAACTGGCGAAACATTTTGGCGATGACGAGTCGGGGAAATTCGTCAATGGGGTATTGGGGAACATGCTGAAAGATCTGGATGCAATCAAAGAAAAAATAAACGCATGA